A window of Mycolicibacterium holsaticum DSM 44478 = JCM 12374 genomic DNA:
GGCCGTGTTCGGGACAGTCGTAGCGGCCCTGCCCGTACACCACCATCGACGACGCCAGCACCAGCCGCTCACATCCCGCCGCGAACATCTCGGCGAGCAGCACCGCGGTGCCGTAGTCGTTGTGGCTGCCGTAGGACGGTGCGTCGGCGGCGTTGACCCCCGCGCCGACCACCGCGGCCTGGTGACACACCACGTCGACGCCCTTCAGCAGCGGCGCCAGCGCCGGCCCGTCGCGGACATCGAGCACCCGGCAGCCGTCGGGCGCCTCGGCGCCGGGCCCGTGCGCGGCGGGCAGCATCGCGTCGACAGCGACGACATCGTGGCCGGCGTCGCGCAGCGCGGCGGCGATCCGGGCTCCGATGAAGCCCGCGGCGCCGGTCAGCAGAACTCTCACGGCAGCTCGAAGGGCAGCTGGACGCCGTCGTGGGCCAGGCAGTGCGTGCAGGTGCGTTCGTCGTCGAGGTTCTCGATGGCCTCGTGGACGAGTTTGCGGAACGGCACCAGGTTGCGCTGAAACTCCGCGAAGACGTCGACGGCGCGTACCGCGCTGTTCGCGTCGATGCCGGCGTCCAGGTCGGTCACCAATGCGATGGCCGCATAACACATTTCGAGCTCACGGGCCAGCACCGCCTCCGGGTAGCCGGTCATGTTGATCAGCGTGAAACCCTGGCTCGCGAACCATTGGCTCTCGGCGCGGGTGGAGAACCGCGGCCCCTGAATCACCACCATGGTGCCGCCGTCGACGACGCCGGGCAGCCCGCTGGCCGCGGCGCGCAACGACGGGCAGTACGGGTCGGCGAACCCGACGTGGATGCCGCCGGAGTCGAAATAGGTGTCGGGGCGCCCGGTGGTGCGGTCGACGAGCTGGTCGGGCACCACCGTGGCGCCCGGGCCGTACTGGGGGGTGAGGCTGCCGACCGCGCACGGCCCGAAGATCCGCCGCACTCCGAGCGCGCGCAGCGCCCACATGTTGGCCCGGTAGGGCACGCTGTGCGGGGAGAACTCGTGGTTGACGCCGTGGCGGGGCAGGAACGCGACCTCGTGTTCGCCGACGGTGCCCATGGTGATCGGTGCGCTCGGCGCGCCGTATGGGGTGTCCAGGCGCACGCTGCGCGCGTCGTCGCCGAAAAACGAGTAGAAGCCGCTGCCTCCGATGACTCCGAGCATTGGGTCATTGTCCGTCATGCGACGATGACGCTCGTGGCCAGTTTCGCGCAATGGGTCGAGGGCGCTCGCCCCCGGACGTTGCCCAACGCGATCTCCCCCGTCATCGCCGGCACCGGGGCCGCAGCTTGGCTCGGTGCCGCCTGCTGGTGGAAGGCGTTGCTGGCGTTGCTTGTTGCGGTGGCGATGATCGTCGGAGTCAACTACGCCAACGACTACTCCGACGGCATCCGGGGCACCGACGACGTGCGGGCCGGGCCGCTGCGGCTGGTCGGGTCGCGGCTGGCCGCGCCGCGGGCGGTGCTGACCGCCGCGGTGGTGAGCCTGGCCGTCGCCGCGGTCGCCGGGGTGGTGCTGGCCTGGTTCAGCGCGCCGTGGCTGATCGCGGTCGGCGCGCTATGCCTTGCCGGGGCGTGGCTGTACACCGGCGGGTCGCGACCCTACGGATATTCCGGGCTGGGCGAGGTCGCGGTGTTCGTGTTCTTCGGCCTGATCGCGGTGCTCGGCACGCAGTACACCCAGGCGCTGCGGATCGACTGGGTCGGGGTGGCGTGCGCGGTGGCGATGGGGTGTCTGTCGTCGGCGGTGCTGGTGGCCAACAACCTGCGCGACATCCCGACCGACAAACAGACGGGCAAGATCACGCTGGCCGTGCGCCTCGGTGAGGGCCGTACCCGGGTGCTGTACCAGGTACTGGTGGCGACGGCGTTCGTGGTGACGCTGGCGTTGATGCGTGCGACGCCGTGGGCCGCGGCCGGCCTGGCGGCGCTGCCGCTCGCCGTGCGCGCGGCACGTCCGGTGCGCCGGGGCCTCGGCGGTAAGGCGCTGATCCCGGTGCTGCGCGACACGGGGCTGACGATGCTGGTGTGGGCCGTCGCGACCGCCCTGACTTTGGTGATTTCGGCGCGCTGACGGACGCTCACGGGCGATAAGCGCGCCGAAATCACAAGTCGGCGACCTTGACCAGCTGCACCTGCGGGCGGGCCGGCACCTCGTCGGCGAGGAACCAGCGGAACGCCAGGTTGCCGCGTGGATAGTCCACCGTGGTGATCGCGTTCGGATGCTCGGTCATTGCCCGTGAGACGACGACGGTGACCGACCCGTCGGCGTTGGGCACGGCGGTGTGACCGTTGATCGAGCACCGGGCGTCATCGGCGCTGTGGGCGGCCATGAACTGGTTCCACACCACCAGGTTCCAGAACCGGCACGCCGGCGGGGTGTGCGTGACCACCAGCGCCTCGTCGTCCTCGAGCACGAAGCTGCCGTAGGAGTAGCAGGCGTCGCGCGCCGACCAGCCGAAGTTGGCGTCGGGCACCTGGTAGGGCTCGGCGAATTCGTTTGCCACCTGGGAGATCTCGTGGCCGAGCGTTTTGTCGTCGTTGGCGCGCACGCCGACGGCCAGCGGCACGATCGCGAACATGGTGCGCAGCCACGCCGCGCTGGCCCGCAGTGCCGCAGCGGTTTCGGCGTCGCCGTGGCGGATGGGGTCGGGTTCGTCGAGCGCCTCGATGCGCCAGGACACCGGGCGTCCGGTCGCCGGGTCGGCCTGGTAATCCCGGGTCATGAGCACGACGCCGTCTTCGGTCGGCCCCAGGTCGAAGGTGAAGTTGCCCTCGGCATCCATGGCGCCTGAGGAGTCCAGGTCGTCGTCGCGCACGATCGTCACGATGCGGTCCGACCACGCCCCGGGCGCGGGCTCGTTGTAGGCCGTCACCGAAAAGTACACGCTGTCACCGCGATTGCCGCTGATGCGGTAGCGCCGCTTCGGGTCGATCGGGCACATGTAGTAGTAGGCGTCGGTATTGTCGCCGCCCCAGCGGCGGTCGCGCCGATAGGGCGAGTTGACCTCGATCCACATCGGCCGGCTCGGCTCGGCGAACAGGTAGTTGTCCAGCGCGACGCCCAGCGTGGTCGCGAGCATGCGGTAGCCGTCGGCGACGTGGCGGTCGTCGGTGACGGCGCGCTCGCCCTCGAGGAAGGCGGCGTCGAGGCTGCCGAGCGTGTCGAGCAGTTCGTGCCACGCTCTCGTGGATTCGTGTTGCGTCATGCACTGATCCCTTTCGTGATGAGTTCGGCGGTGC
This region includes:
- a CDS encoding S-methyl-5'-thioadenosine phosphorylase — its product is MLGVIGGSGFYSFFGDDARSVRLDTPYGAPSAPITMGTVGEHEVAFLPRHGVNHEFSPHSVPYRANMWALRALGVRRIFGPCAVGSLTPQYGPGATVVPDQLVDRTTGRPDTYFDSGGIHVGFADPYCPSLRAAASGLPGVVDGGTMVVIQGPRFSTRAESQWFASQGFTLINMTGYPEAVLARELEMCYAAIALVTDLDAGIDANSAVRAVDVFAEFQRNLVPFRKLVHEAIENLDDERTCTHCLAHDGVQLPFELP
- a CDS encoding 1,4-dihydroxy-2-naphthoate polyprenyltransferase, encoding MASFAQWVEGARPRTLPNAISPVIAGTGAAAWLGAACWWKALLALLVAVAMIVGVNYANDYSDGIRGTDDVRAGPLRLVGSRLAAPRAVLTAAVVSLAVAAVAGVVLAWFSAPWLIAVGALCLAGAWLYTGGSRPYGYSGLGEVAVFVFFGLIAVLGTQYTQALRIDWVGVACAVAMGCLSSAVLVANNLRDIPTDKQTGKITLAVRLGEGRTRVLYQVLVATAFVVTLALMRATPWAAAGLAALPLAVRAARPVRRGLGGKALIPVLRDTGLTMLVWAVATALTLVISAR
- a CDS encoding DUF1214 domain-containing protein, with protein sequence MTQHESTRAWHELLDTLGSLDAAFLEGERAVTDDRHVADGYRMLATTLGVALDNYLFAEPSRPMWIEVNSPYRRDRRWGGDNTDAYYYMCPIDPKRRYRISGNRGDSVYFSVTAYNEPAPGAWSDRIVTIVRDDDLDSSGAMDAEGNFTFDLGPTEDGVVLMTRDYQADPATGRPVSWRIEALDEPDPIRHGDAETAAALRASAAWLRTMFAIVPLAVGVRANDDKTLGHEISQVANEFAEPYQVPDANFGWSARDACYSYGSFVLEDDEALVVTHTPPACRFWNLVVWNQFMAAHSADDARCSINGHTAVPNADGSVTVVVSRAMTEHPNAITTVDYPRGNLAFRWFLADEVPARPQVQLVKVADL